One genomic region from Cardiocondyla obscurior isolate alpha-2009 linkage group LG01, Cobs3.1, whole genome shotgun sequence encodes:
- the LOC139113943 gene encoding protein charybde isoform X2: protein MEVLSCPVNVDFSNTRGSETDELDGACQALAKRLEVELRRAKHAQLACGEVLLPADLLPKIAKDVLTMAENEPCGLRGCTLFISFETDSMCRKLSRIQCDPSTVSTFELYLTLKQDHTSWHMLLPQFLKNLTRGGTIMISRDFTLQKKKLYRSFQQSH from the exons ATGGAGGTCCTGTCGTGCCCCGTCAACGTCGACTTCAGCAACACTCGAG GGAGCGAGACGGACGAATTGGATGGTGCCTGTCAGGCGCTGGCAAAGAGGCTGGAGGTCGAGCTCAGGAGGGCTAAACACGCCCAACTGGCTTGCGGCGAGGTCCTCCTGCCTGCCGACTTGCTGCCCAAGATAGCCAAAGATGTACTTACGATGGCGGAGAACGAGCCCTGCGGTCTTCG aggCTGCACGCTGTTTATCAGCTTCGAGACGGACAGCATGTGTCGTAAGCTGTCGAGAATACAGTGCGATCCCAGCACTGTGTCCACATTCGAGCTTTATCTCACCCTGAAGCAGGACCACACGTCCTGGCACATGCTACTGCCTCAGTTCTTAAA aAATCTGACGCGTGGCGGCACTATCATGATCAGCAGGGACTTCAccttgcaaaagaaaaagctcTACAGGTCTTTCCAGCAATCTCATTGA
- the Ast gene encoding protein asteroid isoform X1: MGIPGLTSYILNNSERYLENYMLHDTYLVIDGHCVICQLYMWHAKCNCAFGGDYDKYAQCVREFFGDLLRCNVTPLVIIDGGAENKKMKTIMSRVKQKIEIASNYTFSTQERTKFFPLSLTKVFIDVMNELEIKHARCVFEADNTIAAVARSLNCPVLSYDSDFYIYGSLYIPFNTFENNIMPNPSGNGFVKHCRIYSIDKLFKTYYGLNQTSLFLAAVLLGNDYVKQRTFKKFFNHLPQIRKRYSTEQHRKIDGILHWLRRRTLNEAIIGILSRLRKEERKNILNKIEMIMNSYVDAPLSVLKILGFSAEVCFKASMDNVSKKFKFEGDIYNLTYEEDEPTEAEQSDEEEKKDEEEAASILEDKQLVSNESLVNNLPAWFITEFQQNRYPSYFLDVIIRKLYISRAQLEDPTSVSTLFVALKIISVIYAILISVNKSKPSLEYVTRDMNRGIQRYQLEYCDNILGCKLPCLLNLREIPFVVRKEILNSTLGIYNARDINEFPSNWMLYLATIKYWIDQHEEPSKLRCHIYALLFAMLFNIIDCNIGTQFRVLAKFHQKCNKIVEDIQRDRQTKKYQPQYPVDTTLTAAVYAVNVDDCFLASRFFISNFEIDRKLYSQPKKYDISIIHNFAEFQNCVIHTDHLNSLLNYPYEPTKLSAVYNGTLLYNLCSNFKKRDNVEAYINLILQNSASLLHLFNTLLTKAKPLLKTALQIKTDENKKQKVKKHKKKEHVINEEKEKEETCEDSDEQEFYDTSNSFSVLGLQS, from the coding sequence ATGGGAATACCGGGCCTAAcgtcttatattttaaataattctgagCGCTACCTTGAAAATTACATGCTACATGACACGTACTTGGTAATCGATGGCCACTGTGTAATATGCCAACTGTACATGTGGCATGCTAAATGCAATTGTGCTTTTGGAGGAGATTACGATAAATATGCGCAATGTGTAAGGGAGTTTTTTGGTGATCTTTTAAGATGCAACGTCACACCTCTGGTTATAATTGACGGCGGTGCTGAAAACAAGAAGATGAAGACTATCATGTCTCGagtaaaacagaaaattgagATCGCATCGAACTACACTTTTTCCACGCAAGAACGGACGAAATTCTTTCCTCTCAGCTTAACTAAGGTTTTCATAGACGTAATGAACGAGCTGGAGATTAAACATGCAAGATGCGTATTCGAGGCAGACAACACTATAGCCGCGGTAGCACGCAGCCTCAATTGTCCTGTTTTAAGTTACGACTCTGATTTTTACATCTACGGATCGTTATACATACCATTTAACACGTTCGAAAATAACATAATGCCTAATCCAAGCGGCAATGGATTCGTGAAACATTGCAGGATTTATTCGATTgacaaactttttaaaacgtaTTATGGATTGAATCAAACCTCGCTGTTCTTAGCAGCGGTATTATTAGGAAATGACTATGTGAAGCAGCGCACGTTTAAAAAGTTCTTCAATCATCTGCCGCAAATTAGGAAAAGATACAGCACCGAACAACACCGGAAAATAGACGGGATATTACATTGGCTGCGAAGACGGACTTTGAACGAAGCCATAATAGGAATATTAAGCAGATTGCGAAAAGAAGaacggaaaaatatattaaacaaaatcgAAATGATAATGAACAGCTACGTCGACGCGCCGTTGAGCGTGTTAAAGATATTGGGTTTTTCCGCAGAAGTATGTTTTAAGGCGAGCATGGATAACGTGAGCAAAAAGTTCAAGTTTGAAGGtgacatatataatttaacgtaCGAGGAAGACGAGCCGACTGAGGCGGAACAAAGCgacgaggaagagaaaaaagacgAAGAGGAAGCAGCGAGCATTCTAGAAGACAAACAATTGGTTTCTAACGAGTCGTTGGTTAATAATTTACCTGCCTGGTTCATTACCGAGTTTCAACAGAACAGATATCCCAGCTATTTCCTAGACGTGATAATAAGAAAGTTATACATCAGCCGTGCCCAGCTCGAAGATCCTACTTCTGTTTCGACTCTATTTgtagctttaaaaataataagcgtCATTTATGCTATATTAATATCGGTTAACAAAAGTAAGCCCAGTTTGGAGTATGTAACTAGAGATATGAATAGGGGAATACAACGTTATCAGTTAGAATATTGTGACAACATACTCGGGTGTAAGTTACCTTGCTTATTGAATCTGAGAGAAATACCCTTCGTCGTcaggaaagaaattttaaattccaCTTTAGGGATCTATAACGCACGCGACATTAATGAATTTCCGTCAAATTGGATGTTGTATCTTGCGACTATAAAATACTGGATAGATCAACATGAGGAACCGTCTAAGTTGAGGTGTCACATATACGCTTTGCTGTTCGCTATGTTATTTAACATAATCGATTGCAATATAGGTACTCAATTTAGAGTTCTCGCGAAATTCCATCAgaagtgtaataaaattgtagaagATATTCAAAGAGACAGGCAGACAAAGAAGTATCAGCCACAGTATCCAGTCGATACTACACTTACGGCTGCAGTTTATGCTGTTAACGTTGACGATTGTTTTCTCGCGTCTAGATTCTTTATATCTAACTTCGAAATAGATCGAAAACTATATTCTCAGCCGAAGAAATACGATATCtcaattattcataattttgcAGAGTTTCAAAATTGCGTAATACACACTGATCACTTAAACTCATTATTGAACTATCCATATGAGCCAACTAAGCTTTCTGCCGTGTACAACGGTacattgttatataatttatgtagcAATTTTAAAAAGCGCGACAACGTTGAAGCTTATATTAACTTAATACTGCAAAATTCTGCAAGTTTGTTACATTTGTTTAATACACTTTTAACCAAAGCAAAACCTTTATTAAAAACCGCCTTACAGATAAAAACTGAtgagaataaaaaacaaaaggtAAAGAAACACAAAAAGAAGGAACATGTaataaacgaagaaaaagaaaaagaagaaacttGTGAGGATAGTGACGAACAAGAGTTTTATGATACAAGTAATTCTTTCTCTGTACTCGGACTCCAGTCGTAA
- the Ast gene encoding protein asteroid isoform X2: MKTIMSRVKQKIEIASNYTFSTQERTKFFPLSLTKVFIDVMNELEIKHARCVFEADNTIAAVARSLNCPVLSYDSDFYIYGSLYIPFNTFENNIMPNPSGNGFVKHCRIYSIDKLFKTYYGLNQTSLFLAAVLLGNDYVKQRTFKKFFNHLPQIRKRYSTEQHRKIDGILHWLRRRTLNEAIIGILSRLRKEERKNILNKIEMIMNSYVDAPLSVLKILGFSAEVCFKASMDNVSKKFKFEGDIYNLTYEEDEPTEAEQSDEEEKKDEEEAASILEDKQLVSNESLVNNLPAWFITEFQQNRYPSYFLDVIIRKLYISRAQLEDPTSVSTLFVALKIISVIYAILISVNKSKPSLEYVTRDMNRGIQRYQLEYCDNILGCKLPCLLNLREIPFVVRKEILNSTLGIYNARDINEFPSNWMLYLATIKYWIDQHEEPSKLRCHIYALLFAMLFNIIDCNIGTQFRVLAKFHQKCNKIVEDIQRDRQTKKYQPQYPVDTTLTAAVYAVNVDDCFLASRFFISNFEIDRKLYSQPKKYDISIIHNFAEFQNCVIHTDHLNSLLNYPYEPTKLSAVYNGTLLYNLCSNFKKRDNVEAYINLILQNSASLLHLFNTLLTKAKPLLKTALQIKTDENKKQKVKKHKKKEHVINEEKEKEETCEDSDEQEFYDTSNSFSVLGLQS, translated from the coding sequence ATGAAGACTATCATGTCTCGagtaaaacagaaaattgagATCGCATCGAACTACACTTTTTCCACGCAAGAACGGACGAAATTCTTTCCTCTCAGCTTAACTAAGGTTTTCATAGACGTAATGAACGAGCTGGAGATTAAACATGCAAGATGCGTATTCGAGGCAGACAACACTATAGCCGCGGTAGCACGCAGCCTCAATTGTCCTGTTTTAAGTTACGACTCTGATTTTTACATCTACGGATCGTTATACATACCATTTAACACGTTCGAAAATAACATAATGCCTAATCCAAGCGGCAATGGATTCGTGAAACATTGCAGGATTTATTCGATTgacaaactttttaaaacgtaTTATGGATTGAATCAAACCTCGCTGTTCTTAGCAGCGGTATTATTAGGAAATGACTATGTGAAGCAGCGCACGTTTAAAAAGTTCTTCAATCATCTGCCGCAAATTAGGAAAAGATACAGCACCGAACAACACCGGAAAATAGACGGGATATTACATTGGCTGCGAAGACGGACTTTGAACGAAGCCATAATAGGAATATTAAGCAGATTGCGAAAAGAAGaacggaaaaatatattaaacaaaatcgAAATGATAATGAACAGCTACGTCGACGCGCCGTTGAGCGTGTTAAAGATATTGGGTTTTTCCGCAGAAGTATGTTTTAAGGCGAGCATGGATAACGTGAGCAAAAAGTTCAAGTTTGAAGGtgacatatataatttaacgtaCGAGGAAGACGAGCCGACTGAGGCGGAACAAAGCgacgaggaagagaaaaaagacgAAGAGGAAGCAGCGAGCATTCTAGAAGACAAACAATTGGTTTCTAACGAGTCGTTGGTTAATAATTTACCTGCCTGGTTCATTACCGAGTTTCAACAGAACAGATATCCCAGCTATTTCCTAGACGTGATAATAAGAAAGTTATACATCAGCCGTGCCCAGCTCGAAGATCCTACTTCTGTTTCGACTCTATTTgtagctttaaaaataataagcgtCATTTATGCTATATTAATATCGGTTAACAAAAGTAAGCCCAGTTTGGAGTATGTAACTAGAGATATGAATAGGGGAATACAACGTTATCAGTTAGAATATTGTGACAACATACTCGGGTGTAAGTTACCTTGCTTATTGAATCTGAGAGAAATACCCTTCGTCGTcaggaaagaaattttaaattccaCTTTAGGGATCTATAACGCACGCGACATTAATGAATTTCCGTCAAATTGGATGTTGTATCTTGCGACTATAAAATACTGGATAGATCAACATGAGGAACCGTCTAAGTTGAGGTGTCACATATACGCTTTGCTGTTCGCTATGTTATTTAACATAATCGATTGCAATATAGGTACTCAATTTAGAGTTCTCGCGAAATTCCATCAgaagtgtaataaaattgtagaagATATTCAAAGAGACAGGCAGACAAAGAAGTATCAGCCACAGTATCCAGTCGATACTACACTTACGGCTGCAGTTTATGCTGTTAACGTTGACGATTGTTTTCTCGCGTCTAGATTCTTTATATCTAACTTCGAAATAGATCGAAAACTATATTCTCAGCCGAAGAAATACGATATCtcaattattcataattttgcAGAGTTTCAAAATTGCGTAATACACACTGATCACTTAAACTCATTATTGAACTATCCATATGAGCCAACTAAGCTTTCTGCCGTGTACAACGGTacattgttatataatttatgtagcAATTTTAAAAAGCGCGACAACGTTGAAGCTTATATTAACTTAATACTGCAAAATTCTGCAAGTTTGTTACATTTGTTTAATACACTTTTAACCAAAGCAAAACCTTTATTAAAAACCGCCTTACAGATAAAAACTGAtgagaataaaaaacaaaaggtAAAGAAACACAAAAAGAAGGAACATGTaataaacgaagaaaaagaaaaagaagaaacttGTGAGGATAGTGACGAACAAGAGTTTTATGATACAAGTAATTCTTTCTCTGTACTCGGACTCCAGTCGTAA
- the Ccs gene encoding copper chaperone for superoxide dismutase, translated as MALKIEFSVQMVDEKCIDEISKSIADLDGVHDLTISLDTDRVTLRTSLPHSIIQEKIEKTGRKAVLKGYGEGLSAVALIGGNSGYNFGNQIFGIIRLAETPEGCIIEGTIDNLPPGEHGLHIHEYGDISRGCYSLGGHYNPRDSPHGGPEDDLSKRHVGDLGNIQVESTRRSTFWKLDKYLDLAEIIGRSIVITKDPDDLGRGNNPESKIDGNSGEGLTAGLIAKASGLNQNTKKICACNGVTLWDERQLKLTNINEKKSEKK; from the exons ATGGCTCTGAAG atCGAGTTTTCAGTACAGATGGTTGACGAAAAATGTATCGATGAAATTTCTAAGAGTATAGCAGACCTGGATGGTGTCCACGATCTGACCATCTCCTTAGACACTGACAGGGTCACTCTTAGAACAAGCCTTCCTCACTCCATTAtacaagagaaaattgaaaaaacaGGAAGAAAAGCAGTGCTGAAAGGATATGggg aAGGATTAAGTGCTGTGGCATTGATAGGTGGAAACTCGGGATATAATTTTGGCAATCAGATCTTTGGAATAATAAGATTAGCTGAAACTCCAGAGGGATGTATTATCGAAGGTACAATCGATAATTTACCTCCAGGTGAGCATGGTCTGCATATACACGAATATGGTGACATATCCAGAGGCTGTTATAG tttaGGTGGCCATTATAACCCACGCGATTCACCGCACGGCGGTCCCGAAGACGATCTGTCAAAAAGA CATGTGGGCGATCTCGGCAATATCCAGGTAGAGTCCACCCGCAGGAGTACCTTTTGGAAGCTAGACAAATACCTTGATCTAGCCGAGATTATAGGCAGATCTATCGTTATTACTAAAGATCCAGATGATTTGGGAAGAGGTAACAATCCAGAATCTAAAATAGATGGAAACAGCGGAGAGgg gTTGACTGCCGGCCTTATAGCCAAAGCATCTGGATTGAATCAAAATACAAAGAAGATTTGTGCGTGCAATGGGGTTACCTTATGGGACGAAAGACAACTAAAACTCACGAATATTAATG agaAAAAGTCAGAGAAGAAGTGA
- the LOC139113943 gene encoding protein charybde isoform X1, with protein MEVLSCPVNVDFSNTRAGSETDELDGACQALAKRLEVELRRAKHAQLACGEVLLPADLLPKIAKDVLTMAENEPCGLRGCTLFISFETDSMCRKLSRIQCDPSTVSTFELYLTLKQDHTSWHMLLPQFLKNLTRGGTIMISRDFTLQKKKLYRSFQQSH; from the exons ATGGAGGTCCTGTCGTGCCCCGTCAACGTCGACTTCAGCAACACTCGAG cAGGGAGCGAGACGGACGAATTGGATGGTGCCTGTCAGGCGCTGGCAAAGAGGCTGGAGGTCGAGCTCAGGAGGGCTAAACACGCCCAACTGGCTTGCGGCGAGGTCCTCCTGCCTGCCGACTTGCTGCCCAAGATAGCCAAAGATGTACTTACGATGGCGGAGAACGAGCCCTGCGGTCTTCG aggCTGCACGCTGTTTATCAGCTTCGAGACGGACAGCATGTGTCGTAAGCTGTCGAGAATACAGTGCGATCCCAGCACTGTGTCCACATTCGAGCTTTATCTCACCCTGAAGCAGGACCACACGTCCTGGCACATGCTACTGCCTCAGTTCTTAAA aAATCTGACGCGTGGCGGCACTATCATGATCAGCAGGGACTTCAccttgcaaaagaaaaagctcTACAGGTCTTTCCAGCAATCTCATTGA